In Osmerus eperlanus chromosome 17, fOsmEpe2.1, whole genome shotgun sequence, a single genomic region encodes these proteins:
- the dgki gene encoding diacylglycerol kinase iota isoform X1, with amino-acid sequence MLRHHWVHRRRQEGKCRQCGKSFQQKFFHSKEIIAISCSWCKQAFHNKVTCFMLHQIEEPCSLGAHAGVIVPPSWIIKVRKPQSSFKNSTRRKKRTSFKRRTSKKGTDESKWRPFLLKPLPSPLMKPVLVFVNPKSGGNQGTKVLQMFMWILNPRQVFDLSQGGLREALELYRKVPNLRILACGGDGTVGWILSALDELQMNPQPPVAVLPLGTGNDLARTLNWGGGYTDEPVSKVLCHVEDGSVVQLDRWNLLVERSSAQPEEGTQKLPLNVFNNYFSLGFDAHVTLEFHESREANPEKFNSRFRNKMFYAGAAFSDFLQRSSRDLSKHVRVVCDGTDLTPRIQDLKFQCIVFLNIPRYCAGTMPWGNTGDHRDFEPQRHDDGCIEVIGFTMASLAALQVGGHGERLHQCREVVLTTFKTVPIQVDGEPCRLAPSTLRISLRNQANMVQKSKRRTSVPLLNDIQKVCAADLRRLSAPPDSFSVPHAVPDRLRLRVNRISLQEYDRLQYDKERLRDISIPVGIVVVRGDCDLETCRLYIDRLQEAPSAGHRVHYQDEYRGVPRTSSASRLSPNWSFLDSTSADRFYRIDKAQEHLHFVTEICQDEVFILDHEGPLVSQGTAGMPDLVVEPSSGVTLTMEEQALLSAASSGDLLTLSGCLGRGASLLVRDSQGCSALHLASHRGHTGVVSFILEHGSKLVLDLTDRERGDTALHKATSEKQHAVCRLLVEAGATLNKTNFQGKTPLDQAQSLGDSELVSYLQSRQHTPTLAQEDLETAV; translated from the exons ATGTTGAGGCATCACTGGGTTCACCGGCGCCGCCAGGAAGGAAAGTGCCGACAGTGTGGGAAG AGTTTTCAGCAGAAGTTCTTCCACAGTAAGGAAATCATCGCCATCAGCTGCTCTTGGTGCAAACAGGCT ttcCATAACAAGGTGACATGCTTCATGCTACATCAGATCGAGGAGCCCTGTTCTCTGGGGGCTCACGCAGGTGTCATAGTGCCTCCATCCTGGATCATCAAAGTCAGGAaaccccag AGTTCGTTCAAGAATTCCACGAGGAGGAAAAAACGGACGTCGTTCAAAAGGAGGACCAGCAAGAAGGGCACTgac GAGTCCAAATGGCGTCCGTTCCTGctgaagcccctcccctcccccctcatgaAGCCCGTGTTGGTGTTCGTCAACCCCAAGAGTGGAGGGAACCAG ggcaCCAAGGTGCTGCAGATGTTCATGTGGATCCTGAACCCGCGGCAGGTGTTTGACCTCTCCCAGGGGGGGCTCCGAGAGGC GTTGGAGTTATACAGAAAAGTGCCAAACCTGCGCATCCTGGCCTGTGGAGGAGATGGGACG gtGGGCTGGATCCTGTCTGCTCTGGATGAGCTGCAGATGAATCCTCAGCCTCCCGTGGCTGTACTTCCTCTGGGGACAGGAAATGACCTCGCAAGGACGCTCAACTGGGGCGGG ggCTACACAGACGAGCCGGTCTCCAAGGTGCTGTGTCACGTGGAGGACGGCTCGGTGGTGCAGCTGGACCGCTGGAACCTGCTGGTGGAGAGGAGCTCCGCCCAGCCTGAGGAGGGCACCcagaag ctcCCCTTGAACGTGTTCAACAACTACTTCAGCCTGGGCTTTGACGCTCACGTCACGCTGGAGTTTCACGAGTCCAGAG AGGCCAACCCCGAGAAATTCAACAGCCGCTTTCGCAACAAGATGTTTTATGCAGGG gctgCCTTCTCCGACTTCCTTCAGAGGAGCTCCAGGGACCTGTCCAAGCACGTCAGAGTAGTG tgtgatGGGACAGATCTGACTCCTAGGATCCAGGATCTGAAGTTCCAGTGCATCGTGTTCCTAAACATCCCCAG gtactgTGCGGGCACTATGCCCTGGGGGAACACAGGTGATCACCGTGACTTTGAACCCCAGCGCCATGACGACGGCTGCATCGAAGTCATCGGCTTTACCATGGCTTCCctg GCGGCGCTGCAGGTCGGAGGCCATGGGGAGAGACTGCACCAGTGTAGAGAGGTGGTGCTGACCACCTTCAAGACGGTACCTATACAG gtggatgGCGAGCCCTGTCGCCtggccccctccaccctccgcaTCTCGCTGCGTAACCAGGCCAACATGGTACAGAAGAGCAAGAGGCGGACCTCGGTCCCTCTGCTCAACGA TATACAGAAGGTGTGTGCAGCCGACCTGCGccgcctctctgctccccccgaCTCCTTCTCTGT CCCTCATGCTGTTCCTGATCGTCTGCGTTTGAGGGTGAACCGTATCAGTCTGCAGGAGTACGACAGGCTTCAGTACGACAAGGAGCGCCTACGAGACAtct CCATCCCAGTGGGCATCGTGGTGGTGCGGGGAGATTGCGACCTGGAGACCTGCAGACTCTACATAGACAGACTCCAGGAG gcgccctctgctggccaCAGAGTGCACTACCAG gatGAGTACAGAGGTGTGCCCAGGACCAGCTCAGCCAGCAGACTTTCCCCCAACTGGAGTTTCCTGGACT cgaCATCGGCAGACCGCTTCTATCGCATTGACAAGGCTCAG gagcatCTCCACTTTGTGACGGAGATCTGTCAGGACGAGGTGTTCATCCTGGACCACGAGGGCCCGCTGGTCAGCCAGGGCACTGCAGGCATGCCTGACCTGGTGGTCGAGCCCAGctcggg AGTGACTCTCACAATGGAGGAACAAG CATTGCTGAGTGCCGCCTCTTCTGGGGATTTACTGACg TTGTCTGGGTGCTTGGGTCGAGGGGCCAGTCTGCTGGTGAGGGATTCTCAGGGGTGTTCGGCCTTACATCTGGCCTCCCACCGTGGACACACGGGGGTGGTCAGCTTCATACTGGAGCACG GTTCAAAGCTGGTGTTGGATTTAACAGACCGAGAAAG aggcgACACCGCGTTACACAAAGCCACCTCAGAGAAGCAGCATGCTGTCTGTCGGCTTCTGGTCGAGGCTGGAGCTACCCTAAACAAGACCAACTTCCag ggTAAGACACCGCTGGACCAGGCCCAGTCGTTGGGGGACTCTGAACTGGTGTCGTACCTGCAGAGCAGACAGCACACCCCCACTCTGGCCCAGGAAGACCTGGAGACCGCCGTctga